A section of the Anabaena cylindrica PCC 7122 genome encodes:
- the groL gene encoding chaperonin GroEL (60 kDa chaperone family; promotes refolding of misfolded polypeptides especially under stressful conditions; forms two stacked rings of heptamers to form a barrel-shaped 14mer; ends can be capped by GroES; misfolded proteins enter the barrel where they are refolded when GroES binds), with protein MAKRIIYNENARRALERGIDILAEAVAVTLGPKGRNVVLEKKFGAPQIVNDGVTIAKEIELEDHIENTGVALIRQAASKTNDAAGDGTTTATVLAHAIVKEGLRNVAAGANAILLKRGIDKAAAFLVEKIAEHARPVEDSKAIAQVASISAGNDEEVGQMIAQAMDKVGKEGVISLEEGKSMTTELEITEGMRFDKGYISPYFATDAERMETVFDEPYILLTDKKIALVQDLVPVLEQVARSGRPLVIIAEDIEKEALATLVVNRLRGVLNVAAVKAPGFGDRRKAMLEDIAVLTGGLLITEDAGLKLDTTKLDSLGKARRITITKDSTTIVAEGNEAPVKARCEQIRRQMEETESSYDKEKLQERLAKLSGGVAVVKVGAATETEMKDKKLRLEDAINATKAAVEEGIVPGGGTTLAHLAPQLEVWANSNLKDEELTGALIVARALPAPLKRIAENAGQNGAVIAERVKEKEFNVGFNAATNEFVDMLAAGIVDPAKVTRSALQNAASIAGMVLTTECIVVDKPEPKDGAPAAGAGMGGGDYDY; from the coding sequence ATGGCAAAGCGCATTATCTATAACGAAAACGCCCGTCGCGCTCTAGAACGCGGTATTGATATCTTAGCTGAGGCTGTTGCTGTTACCCTTGGACCTAAAGGTCGCAACGTAGTTCTAGAGAAGAAATTTGGCGCACCACAAATCGTTAACGATGGTGTCACCATCGCTAAAGAAATCGAATTAGAAGACCACATTGAAAACACAGGTGTGGCACTAATTCGTCAAGCTGCTTCTAAGACAAATGACGCTGCGGGTGATGGTACAACCACCGCTACCGTTTTGGCTCATGCGATCGTTAAGGAAGGCTTGCGGAACGTTGCCGCCGGCGCTAATGCGATTTTACTAAAGCGTGGTATTGACAAAGCTGCGGCTTTCTTAGTAGAAAAGATTGCTGAACACGCTCGCCCTGTAGAAGATTCTAAAGCGATCGCACAAGTTGCTTCGATCTCTGCTGGTAACGACGAAGAAGTCGGTCAGATGATTGCTCAAGCAATGGACAAAGTGGGTAAGGAAGGCGTAATTTCCCTAGAAGAAGGGAAGTCTATGACCACCGAACTCGAAATCACCGAAGGGATGCGCTTTGATAAAGGCTATATCTCTCCTTACTTTGCTACTGATGCAGAGCGGATGGAAACAGTCTTTGATGAGCCTTACATCTTGTTAACAGACAAGAAGATTGCTTTAGTACAAGACTTAGTACCTGTACTTGAGCAGGTAGCTCGTTCCGGTCGTCCTTTGGTGATTATCGCTGAAGATATCGAAAAAGAAGCTTTAGCAACCTTGGTAGTTAACCGTTTGCGCGGTGTACTCAACGTTGCAGCCGTTAAGGCTCCTGGTTTTGGCGATCGCCGTAAGGCTATGCTAGAAGATATTGCCGTCTTAACTGGTGGTCTACTCATCACCGAAGATGCTGGTTTGAAGCTAGATACCACCAAGCTAGACAGCCTGGGTAAAGCTCGCCGTATCACCATCACCAAAGACAGCACCACAATTGTAGCTGAAGGTAACGAAGCTCCAGTTAAGGCTCGTTGTGAACAAATCCGTCGTCAAATGGAAGAAACCGAATCTTCCTACGACAAAGAAAAACTACAAGAGCGTTTGGCTAAATTGTCTGGTGGTGTAGCTGTAGTTAAAGTTGGTGCAGCTACCGAAACCGAAATGAAGGACAAGAAGCTGCGCTTGGAAGATGCTATCAACGCTACCAAGGCTGCTGTAGAAGAAGGTATCGTCCCCGGTGGTGGTACAACCTTGGCTCACCTCGCTCCCCAATTGGAAGTTTGGGCTAACAGCAACCTCAAAGATGAAGAATTGACTGGTGCTTTAATTGTGGCTCGTGCTTTACCTGCACCTCTAAAGAGAATTGCAGAAAACGCCGGTCAGAATGGTGCTGTCATTGCTGAACGTGTGAAAGAGAAGGAATTCAACGTAGGTTTCAACGCTGCTACCAACGAATTCGTTGATATGTTGGCTGCTGGAATTGTTGATCCTGCTAAAGTAACCCGTTCTGCGCTGCAAAATGCGGCTTCTATTGCGGGAATGGTGTTGACAACCGAATGTATCGTAGTTGACAAACCTGAGCCTAAGGATGGCGCTCCTGCTGCTGGCGCTGGTATGGGTGGCGGAGATTACGACTACTAA
- the groES gene encoding co-chaperone GroES, producing the protein MAAVSLTVSTVKPLGDRVFVKVTAAEEKTAGGLYLPDTAKEKPQVGEVVALGPGKRNDDGSRQELEIQVGEKVLYSKYAGTDVKLGTEEYVLLSEKDILAVVM; encoded by the coding sequence ATGGCAGCTGTATCTCTGACCGTTTCAACCGTTAAACCACTGGGCGATCGCGTTTTTGTAAAAGTGACCGCCGCTGAAGAAAAGACCGCAGGTGGTCTGTATTTGCCCGACACCGCTAAGGAAAAGCCCCAAGTAGGCGAAGTTGTAGCCCTTGGACCTGGCAAGCGTAATGACGACGGCAGCCGTCAAGAATTGGAAATCCAAGTTGGTGAGAAAGTGCTGTACTCCAAGTACGCTGGAACCGACGTTAAGCTCGGAACCGAAGAGTACGTACTGCTTTCTGAAAAAGATATTTTAGCAGTCGTCATGTAA
- a CDS encoding response regulator transcription factor: MDRSATSATAMKESSMKDHKRLLLIDDDPNLILLVKDYLEFRGYEVITAENGREALDILEHDVPDMIICDVMMPEMDGYTFVEQVRQNERTSWIPVLFLSAKGQSADRVKGLNKGADVYMVKPFEPEELVAQVESSLKQTIRWKEHQTKGGENGSRIQVPFDVQLTPTELKVVQFVARGLANREIAEELNVSQRTVESHVSNMLGKTNLHNRTELARWAIENQMA; this comes from the coding sequence ATGGATCGAAGCGCGACAAGTGCCACTGCTATGAAAGAGTCCAGCATGAAAGATCACAAACGACTTCTATTGATTGATGATGACCCTAACCTCATCTTGCTGGTGAAGGATTACTTAGAATTCCGAGGATACGAAGTCATCACGGCCGAAAATGGACGAGAAGCTCTGGATATTCTAGAACATGATGTTCCAGACATGATCATCTGTGACGTGATGATGCCGGAAATGGACGGGTACACTTTTGTGGAACAAGTACGCCAAAACGAACGTACAAGTTGGATTCCCGTTCTCTTCCTCTCCGCTAAGGGACAAAGTGCAGACCGAGTTAAAGGTCTAAACAAAGGTGCTGATGTCTATATGGTCAAACCCTTTGAACCCGAAGAACTCGTAGCACAAGTAGAATCCTCACTAAAGCAAACCATCCGTTGGAAAGAACACCAGACAAAGGGAGGGGAAAACGGTTCCCGTATCCAAGTTCCCTTTGATGTACAGTTAACCCCAACCGAACTGAAGGTAGTCCAGTTTGTAGCCAGGGGTTTAGCTAATCGGGAAATCGCTGAAGAATTAAACGTCAGTCAGCGTACCGTGGAAAGCCATGTTTCCAATATGTTGGGTAAAACCAATCTCCACAACCGTACTGAACTAGCGCGTTGGGCGATTGAAAATCAAATGGCTTAA
- a CDS encoding Uma2 family endonuclease has translation MKLQTTTQEIKTVTAYYTPEEYLELEQKSDYKNEYKNGEIIPMTGGTTNHNKLAGNFYISLNLALNDLDYEVYIGDVKLWIPKYREFTYPDVMVIEGEPVYYGTNTTIVTNPLLIGEVLSKSTKDYDQGDKFLYYRSIPEFKEYVLIDQTKYYVMQYVKNNENQWFLTEYETEDAILNLASINVKFPLKQLYKKINFLEKIE, from the coding sequence ATGAAACTACAAACTACTACCCAAGAAATAAAAACAGTTACAGCCTACTATACTCCAGAAGAATATTTAGAACTAGAACAAAAATCTGATTATAAAAATGAATATAAAAATGGAGAAATTATACCTATGACTGGAGGAACAACAAACCATAATAAACTAGCTGGTAACTTTTATATCTCTTTGAATTTGGCACTAAATGATTTAGATTATGAAGTTTACATTGGTGATGTGAAATTGTGGATACCAAAATATCGAGAATTTACTTATCCTGATGTGATGGTAATTGAGGGTGAACCTGTGTATTATGGAACTAACACCACTATAGTTACTAACCCGTTATTAATTGGTGAAGTTTTATCTAAATCTACAAAAGATTACGATCAGGGAGATAAATTTCTGTATTATCGTTCAATTCCTGAATTTAAAGAATATGTTTTGATTGACCAAACTAAATATTATGTAATGCAGTACGTGAAAAATAATGAGAATCAATGGTTTTTGACGGAGTATGAAACAGAAGATGCTATTTTAAATTTGGCATCAATTAATGTGAAATTCCCATTGAAGCAATTGTATAAAAAAATTAACTTTTTGGAAAAAATAGAGTAA
- the asnS gene encoding asparagine--tRNA ligase, giving the protein MVNRRIAEILKTGEPEEVLVIQAWVRTKRELKGFAFLEVNDGSSLGNLQIVINQDLPNYEGILKQINTGASVEVTGVLVASQGKGQRIELKANSVKVYGDADPDTYPLQKKRHSFEFLRTIAHLRSRTNSFGAVFRVRNACSAAIHQFFQEKRFLWVHTPIITASDCEGAGELFSVTNFNLKNVPRTENQEIDYSQDFFSKPAYLTVSGQLEAEIMAMAFTNVYTFGPTFRAENSNTSRHLAEFWMVEPEMAFCDLEGDMDLAEEFLKYIFKYVLETCPEDMEFFNERIDKTVLETANNIINNQFERLTYTEAVKLLEKADVKFDYPVSWGADLQSEHERYLAEQLFKKPVIVTDYPAQIKAFYMRLSDDEKTVRAMDILAPKIGEIIGGSQREERLDVLEKRVLAQGMNPADLWWYLDLRRYGTVPHAGFGLGFERLVQFMTGMGNIRDVIPFPRTPQSAEF; this is encoded by the coding sequence ATGGTAAATCGTCGCATTGCAGAAATATTAAAAACTGGAGAACCAGAAGAGGTCTTGGTAATTCAAGCTTGGGTAAGAACAAAACGCGAGTTAAAAGGCTTCGCATTTCTGGAAGTTAATGATGGTTCATCTTTAGGTAATTTACAAATAGTCATTAATCAAGATTTACCAAACTACGAAGGAATATTAAAACAAATAAATACTGGTGCTTCTGTAGAGGTCACAGGTGTACTTGTGGCTTCCCAAGGCAAAGGACAGAGAATAGAATTAAAAGCTAATAGTGTAAAAGTCTACGGAGACGCTGACCCCGATACCTATCCTCTGCAAAAGAAACGTCATTCCTTTGAGTTTCTGCGAACCATTGCCCATTTGCGTTCTAGAACTAACTCCTTTGGTGCAGTATTCCGGGTGAGAAATGCCTGTTCAGCAGCTATTCACCAATTCTTTCAAGAAAAAAGATTTTTATGGGTACATACTCCCATTATTACTGCTAGTGACTGTGAAGGCGCGGGCGAATTATTTAGTGTTACCAATTTTAATTTAAAGAATGTCCCTCGCACCGAAAATCAAGAAATTGATTATAGCCAAGACTTCTTTAGTAAACCTGCTTATTTAACAGTCAGTGGACAATTAGAAGCCGAAATTATGGCAATGGCGTTTACTAATGTCTACACTTTTGGACCCACATTTCGCGCTGAAAATTCTAACACTTCTCGCCACTTAGCAGAATTTTGGATGGTCGAACCAGAAATGGCTTTTTGTGATTTAGAAGGTGATATGGATTTAGCGGAGGAGTTTCTTAAATATATCTTTAAATATGTATTAGAAACTTGTCCAGAAGACATGGAATTTTTCAACGAACGGATTGATAAGACTGTCTTAGAAACCGCAAATAATATTATTAATAATCAATTTGAAAGATTGACTTATACAGAAGCGGTCAAACTTTTAGAAAAGGCTGATGTTAAATTTGATTATCCTGTCAGTTGGGGTGCAGATTTGCAATCAGAACATGAACGCTATTTAGCAGAACAATTGTTTAAAAAGCCTGTGATTGTTACAGATTATCCCGCCCAAATCAAAGCTTTTTATATGCGGTTGAGTGATGATGAAAAAACCGTCCGCGCCATGGATATTCTCGCACCAAAAATAGGGGAAATAATTGGTGGTTCTCAACGGGAAGAAAGGCTTGATGTATTAGAAAAACGGGTTTTAGCCCAAGGTATGAATCCGGCAGATTTGTGGTGGTATTTAGATTTACGTCGTTATGGTACTGTTCCCCATGCTGGTTTTGGTTTGGGGTTTGAAAGATTGGTGCAATTTATGACGGGTATGGGAAATATTCGTGATGTAATTCCGTTCCCCCGCACACCACAAAGCGCAGAGTTTTAA
- a CDS encoding DUF6439 family protein, with amino-acid sequence MFQTSQLKEISTLELAQALIERLSISPDDWHRLKSNRNSRASEQVAAAMVFLLKNQPQEAQARLEQAIGWLDKSISAPPCESHGKK; translated from the coding sequence ATGTTTCAAACTAGTCAACTGAAAGAAATCAGCACTCTAGAACTGGCTCAAGCCCTGATAGAAAGGCTAAGTATCTCCCCTGATGATTGGCATCGCCTCAAGTCTAACCGCAATTCCCGTGCTAGTGAACAGGTAGCGGCTGCTATGGTGTTTCTCCTCAAAAACCAGCCTCAAGAAGCTCAAGCGAGATTAGAACAGGCTATTGGTTGGTTAGATAAGTCAATTTCTGCCCCTCCTTGTGAAAGTCACGGAAAAAAATGA
- a CDS encoding ATP-binding protein — MITISLRPVGRNWGTISFASTLYLCPILDLLLADVPTKLQAELRLGLQEALVNAAKHGNNLDPGKLVVVRFSLIDNQYWWIISDQGSGFTPSPDSDSDPTDYLPPDEAESGRGMSLLHLIFDQVEWNRKGTELRLCKQIEARRLLSLRR, encoded by the coding sequence GTGATTACCATTTCCCTACGTCCAGTTGGACGCAATTGGGGCACTATTAGTTTTGCCTCAACCCTTTATCTTTGTCCGATATTAGATTTACTATTGGCAGATGTTCCCACCAAATTACAAGCCGAACTGCGATTAGGACTTCAAGAAGCCCTAGTCAACGCAGCTAAACATGGCAATAATCTTGATCCTGGCAAACTAGTAGTAGTTCGTTTTTCCCTAATAGATAATCAATATTGGTGGATTATTTCAGACCAAGGAAGTGGCTTCACTCCCTCACCTGATAGCGATAGCGATCCTACAGACTATTTACCACCAGATGAAGCCGAAAGTGGGCGAGGTATGTCTCTCCTGCATCTCATCTTTGATCAGGTAGAGTGGAACCGTAAAGGCACAGAATTGCGGCTTTGTAAGCAAATAGAAGCCCGCCGTCTTCTGTCATTACGGCGATGA
- the rlmD gene encoding 23S rRNA (uracil(1939)-C(5))-methyltransferase RlmD has translation MTNNVWRQGEVIEVEISDLSDTGDGVGRFEQRVVFVPDTVPGDRTLVRLVNVKPKYAQATLKEILKRSPGRIRPNCIVADKCGGCQWQHIDYNYQLIAKRNQVIQALERIGNFVNPPVDPVLVAESSLGYRNKVTYPLGISATGQVQAGYYQKGSHQLINLNQCPVQDSRFNSMLAEVKLDIQKRGWSIYNEHRHQGLIRHLGLRIGRRTGEMLLTLVVKDWKLSGIETQAQEWLERYPQLVGVSLNRNSDRTNAIFGSETRSIVGVPYLREIFAGLEFQILPDTFFQVYTETAESLLQVIQSELNLQGHEILVDAYCGIGTLTLPLAKQARQVIGLEVQSTAVQQAILNATHNEINNVTFQIGAVEKNLPNLGIVPDVVLLDPPRKGCEANVIKTLLDLKPSRIVYVSCKVSTLARDLKLLCENGLYTLNRVQPADFFPQTAHVEAAAFLARSPMD, from the coding sequence ATGACTAATAATGTTTGGCGACAGGGTGAAGTAATTGAAGTGGAAATTTCTGATTTGAGTGATACGGGTGATGGTGTGGGCAGGTTTGAGCAGCGTGTGGTCTTTGTTCCAGACACTGTACCAGGCGATCGCACTCTTGTTAGACTGGTAAACGTTAAACCCAAATATGCTCAGGCTACGCTCAAGGAAATCCTCAAACGATCTCCAGGACGAATTAGACCAAACTGCATTGTGGCTGATAAATGTGGCGGTTGTCAGTGGCAGCATATTGATTATAACTACCAGCTGATAGCCAAGCGCAATCAAGTAATTCAAGCTCTAGAACGTATTGGCAATTTTGTTAACCCACCTGTAGACCCTGTATTGGTGGCTGAATCATCCTTAGGTTATCGCAACAAAGTCACCTATCCTCTGGGTATCTCAGCTACGGGGCAGGTACAAGCTGGTTATTACCAAAAAGGTAGCCATCAATTAATTAATTTGAATCAGTGTCCAGTTCAAGACTCCCGCTTTAACTCCATGCTGGCTGAGGTGAAGTTAGATATCCAGAAGCGGGGTTGGTCAATTTATAACGAACACCGTCACCAAGGGTTAATTCGCCATTTGGGTTTACGTATTGGTCGTCGAACAGGGGAAATGCTGCTGACTTTGGTAGTGAAAGATTGGAAATTATCTGGAATTGAAACCCAAGCACAAGAATGGTTAGAGAGATATCCCCAATTGGTAGGGGTGTCATTGAATCGAAATAGCGATCGCACAAATGCTATCTTTGGTTCAGAAACCCGTTCTATCGTCGGAGTTCCTTATCTGCGCGAAATATTTGCCGGACTGGAATTTCAAATCCTCCCAGATACATTCTTTCAGGTCTACACAGAAACCGCAGAATCCCTATTACAAGTAATTCAGTCAGAACTCAATTTACAAGGTCACGAAATTCTAGTCGATGCCTACTGCGGTATCGGGACATTGACCTTACCCCTAGCCAAACAAGCACGCCAAGTTATCGGCTTAGAAGTCCAATCAACAGCAGTACAACAGGCCATTCTCAACGCCACACATAATGAAATTAATAATGTTACATTTCAAATAGGCGCAGTTGAAAAAAATCTTCCAAATCTAGGCATTGTACCCGATGTTGTATTACTTGATCCGCCACGCAAAGGATGTGAAGCTAACGTCATCAAAACCTTACTTGACTTGAAACCTTCTCGGATTGTTTACGTCAGTTGTAAAGTATCCACCCTAGCTCGTGACCTAAAACTACTGTGTGAAAACGGACTATACACTCTCAATAGGGTACAGCCCGCAGACTTTTTCCCCCAAACGGCTCATGTGGAAGCCGCCGCATTTCTAGCGCGTTCACCCATGGATTAG